A single region of the Leptodactylus fuscus isolate aLepFus1 chromosome 5, aLepFus1.hap2, whole genome shotgun sequence genome encodes:
- the LOC142202477 gene encoding beta-1,3-galactosyltransferase 1-like translates to MKVRFYSRKFFVLLLMIFMVFSGYFYYERKIELINKGIQQSIRSLHRKKPVNNNTYPAFRHPLAPPYPYPYKFLINQPDKCKNRKPFLVIMVLVQSHDVETRHTIRETWGNESIYDVDVVRIFLVGLPQDAPDRTQRLLEEESEAFGDIVQQDFMDTYNNLTLKTLMGMEWVTKFCSSASYVMKVDSDVFFNVDYLVHWLLHPELPVRNNYFTGNLITYASPRRVQGSKWYMPKEIYSHDIYPPYCAGPGYVFSADLAKKIYDVAQEFCVTPLEDVFIGICLYELHIPPTNTPGGKFNIHKLKYDLCKFKNIVTTHHYAGKELRTVWADFWTKKSQKC, encoded by the coding sequence ATGAAAGTCCGATTTTACTCAAGAAAATTCTTTGTATTACTTCTGATGATCTTCATGGTTTTTTCTGGTTACTTCTACTACGAAAGAAAAATAGAACTTATCAACAAGGGGATTCAACAATCTATAAGATCACTGCACAGAAAGAAACCTGTGAACAATAACACTTACCCGGCTTTCCGGCACCCCCTGGCTCCTCCGTACCCATATCCATACAAGTTCCTCATTAACCAACCAGACAAATGCAAGAACCGGAAGCCTTTCCTTGTTATAATGGTGCTTGTGCAGAGCCATGATGTGGAGACTAGACATACGATCCGGGAAACATGGGGTAACGAAAGTATTTATGATGTGGATGTGGTCAGGATATTTCTGGTGGGTCTACCTCAGGATGCCCCTGACCGAACCCAGAGGTTGTTGGAGGAAGAAAGTGAGGCTTTTGGGGACATCGTCCAACAAGACTTCATGGACACCTATAACAACTTGACATTGAAAACCTTGATGGGTATGGAATGGGTGACCAAATTCTGTTCTTCTGCCAGCTATGTCATGAAGGTAGACAGCGacgtattttttaatgtagactaCTTGGTTCATTGGCTACTTCATCCAGAATTACCGGTGCGTAACAATTACTTCACAGGAAACCTAATTACCTATGCTAGCCCTAGAAGGGTCCAAGGTTCTAAGTGGTACATGCCTAAGGAGATCTATTCACATGACATCTATCCACCCTACTGTGCAGGTCCTGGATATGTCTTCTCAGCAGATTTGGCAAAAAAAATCTATGATGTGGCTCAAGAATTTTGTGTTACCCCGCTGGAAGATGTTTTTATAGGAATTTGTCTGTATGAGCTCCATATTCCACCGACCAACACCCCTGGGGGTAAATTTAATATCCACAAACTGAAATATGACCTTTGCAAGTTCAAGAATATCGTCACAACGCACCATTATGCTGGAAAAGAGTTACGAACTGTATGGGCAGACTTTTGGACTAAAAAATCTCAGAAGTGCTAa